In Streptomyces sp. NBC_01231, the sequence GCCCGGCGGCGACCGCCCGTGGGTGTGGGCCGACGACCGCGAGGCCGCCCACGAGGCGACCCGTCATCTGCTCTCCCTGGGCCACGAGACCGTGCACTACGTCGCCATCCCGTCCAGCACCCGGCGCACCAGTGCCCGCACCACCGGCTGGCGCCAGGCACTGCGGGAGGCCGGAGCACCGGAACCCCGTACCGTGCAGGGCAGTTGGGGTCCGGCCGGAGGACACGCGGCGGGCCTGAGGCTGGCGAAGGACCCGGCCGTCACCGCGATCCTGTGCGGCAACGACGACCTCGCGCTCGGAGTGCTGCGGGCCCTGCACGAGTCCGGCCGGTCCGTCCCGGACGAGGTCAGCGTGGCCGGGTTCGACGACGCCCCGCACTCCGCCTATCTGACCCCGTCGCTGACGACCGTACGCCTGGACTTCACCGGCCTCGGGCGGTCCGCGTTCGCCCTGCTGCACGGGGTGTTGGAGGCGTCCGCGCAGATCGCCCCGCACCCCGTCTGCGTACCGGAGCTGGTGGTCCGGGAGAGCTCGGGGCCGCCACCCGCCGATCGCTGAACAGCCCGTACGCGCACCGCTGTTCCGCGTCCCGTTTTCTGGCTCTGCGGCAGGAAGAGCCCTCAGCGGGTCGCCCGGTCATCCGGGCGATCCAGGACCGCGCGGACAGGGGTCGGCATCTCGTCCTCGCGTGCGCCGCGTACGCCGTGGTGACGAGCCTGCAAACGGTCGACGTGTTCCGCGTCGGCCTGCGAAAGATCGTGCCCGAATCACCAGTGGAGCCGTCAAGTGACCGGAGGTCCAACAGCGTGATCACCCCCACCCGCACGACCACCAGCACGAGAGCGCGAGCCAGGTCCCGTACGAGAACCGCCCTCCTCACCGCCGTCCTGGGAGCAGCCGCCATGTCGGGCACTCTTCCCGCCGCCGGATCCGCGGCGGCCGTCGCCGAACCGCAGCGCCTCACCGTCGACCTCGACGCCTCCGAGGGCCCGGTGATGCGGGGCGCCAACGGGGCGTTGTACGGCCTCAGCGACGACGGGGTGCCCAGCGACGCGGCCCTCGCCCCGCTGAAGATCACCAGCATCTCGCAGAAGCCGGAGGGCGGCGCCCAGCACCCCAACGGTGACGCGCTCTCCGTCTCCAGGTCGTTCTTCCGCAACGGCGGCGGCGAGATCAACGTCATGATGCAGGACATCTATGCCAAGTGGCCCTATGAGGACCTCGGCATCGACGACTACCTCCCCAAGGTCGACAAGATCGTCAAGGAGGTGGCGGCCGACCCGGACAGCGACCGCTTCGTCTACATACCGTTCAACGAGCCGGACCAGATCTGGTACCAGCTCGGCGTCTCCGACCAGGCGCGGTACGAGGTCAACCGCGACCGGTTCTTCAAGGACTGGAAGGCGGTGTACCAGCGCATCCGGGCGATCGATCCCGACGCGAGGATCGCAGGGCCGAACGAAGCCGGTTACCACACACGCCTGTTGACCGACTTCCTCGCCTTCGCGAAGCGCGAGAACGTGCTGCCCCAGGTGATGACCTGGCACGAGCTGGGCTCCGGTTCGCTGCGGGACTTCCAGGGCCACTACGACACCTACCGTTCGATCGAGCGGGATCTGGGCATCGCGCCCCTCAAGATCAACATCGATGAGTACGCCAACCGCCGCGATCTTTCCGTGCCGGGGCAGCTCGTCCAGTGGGTCTCGATGTTCGAGCGGAACAAGGTGTACGCCAACCAGGCCTACTGGGATGCCGCCGGGAACATGGACGGCAATGTCGTCCGGTCGAACATCCCCAACGGTGGCTGGTGGTTCTTCCGCTGGTACGCCGGACTGACCGGCGACACCGTCAAGGTGACCCCGCCGCAGGCCGACACCATCGACACCCTCCAGGGTCTCGCCTCCCTCGACACCTCGCGCCGCCAGGCCCAGGTGCTGCTCGGCGGCTCCGCCGGGGACTCCGACGTGGTGGTCCGGGGTGTCTCCCGGTCCGTCTTCGGCCGCACGGTCACCGCGACGGTCGCCGAGGCCGCGTGGTCCGGCTACGAGGGGCAGCACGCGACGCCGCGCGTCCTGGCGCGGACGAAGGTCGAGGTGGCGGCCGACGGTTCGGTGACCGTCCCGCTGCGGGGCCTGCACAAGATGTCCGCGTACCGGGTCGTCCTCACCCCCGGCGGCTCAGGGGCCCCGTCCGCCGCCTCCGTCCCGTGGTCCGCCTCGTACGAGGCGGAGGACGCGGCCATCACCGGCGGGCAGGTCTACACCCAGGGCACGGTCAGCAACGCCAACGGCTACGCGGCGTCCGGGACGAAGGACGTCGGCTCGCTGAACCAGGCCTCCAGCAAGGTCGACTTCTCCGTGACCGTGCCCAGGACCGGGACGTACGACCTGGCGATCCTCTACGGCAACCAGTCCGGCGCCCCCGCCACCCAGAAGCTGTCGGTCGACGGCGCTTCCCCCGTCACGGTCACGTACCCGTCCACGGAGAACTGGACCTACCGTGCGAAGAAGGACCTCACGGTCCGCCTCACCGCCGGCACCCATGTGCTGTCGCTCGCCAAGGGCGACGCCGAAGTCACCCTCGACCGCGTCGACCTGACCGCGCGTACCGGCG encodes:
- a CDS encoding LacI family DNA-binding transcriptional regulator, coding for MNVTGHTSRPASIRDVASAAGVSYQTVSRVINGHPSVKPSTRERVLAAIDELGFRRNATALALASGRSRAVNVLTANTTHYGNASILQGIEEAARAASYAVGIGVLESADEAAVTAEVRRAADTGGGLIVVAYDPAGVRALGAVPAGVPVVGVVETPASPPGGDRPWVWADDREAAHEATRHLLSLGHETVHYVAIPSSTRRTSARTTGWRQALREAGAPEPRTVQGSWGPAGGHAAGLRLAKDPAVTAILCGNDDLALGVLRALHESGRSVPDEVSVAGFDDAPHSAYLTPSLTTVRLDFTGLGRSAFALLHGVLEASAQIAPHPVCVPELVVRESSGPPPADR
- a CDS encoding cellulosome protein; this translates as MSGTLPAAGSAAAVAEPQRLTVDLDASEGPVMRGANGALYGLSDDGVPSDAALAPLKITSISQKPEGGAQHPNGDALSVSRSFFRNGGGEINVMMQDIYAKWPYEDLGIDDYLPKVDKIVKEVAADPDSDRFVYIPFNEPDQIWYQLGVSDQARYEVNRDRFFKDWKAVYQRIRAIDPDARIAGPNEAGYHTRLLTDFLAFAKRENVLPQVMTWHELGSGSLRDFQGHYDTYRSIERDLGIAPLKINIDEYANRRDLSVPGQLVQWVSMFERNKVYANQAYWDAAGNMDGNVVRSNIPNGGWWFFRWYAGLTGDTVKVTPPQADTIDTLQGLASLDTSRRQAQVLLGGSAGDSDVVVRGVSRSVFGRTVTATVAEAAWSGYEGQHATPRVLARTKVEVAADGSVTVPLRGLHKMSAYRVVLTPGGSGAPSAASVPWSASYEAEDAAITGGQVYTQGTVSNANGYAASGTKDVGSLNQASSKVDFSVTVPRTGTYDLAILYGNQSGAPATQKLSVDGASPVTVTYPSTENWTYRAKKDLTVRLTAGTHVLSLAKGDAEVTLDRVDLTARTGAPSASYEATLADIDGKPKYDYSSSAGVGTGALVLRDGDQAVFDVYAPRDGYYTVVPRASAAVRLTLHGERVTAAPGRPLRLYLVAGNNRVAATAGHASVRSLDASGDGSASGTLSYEGASATLAGGAKLVDSPYASAGSYIGQLGNSADSTAEFTVRAPESGRYLLVVHYAHNDRRDNGHAYNTDIMSRTADVTVGSAAPRKVTFKNTWSVNDYWTLGIPVDLRKGANSVTFGNASGWAPNIDRIKLGRVVGRP